Within Ipomoea triloba cultivar NCNSP0323 chromosome 9, ASM357664v1, the genomic segment GGTGAATATTGATgtgattataatttaaaaatacatcatatatttaataaaatttaattatataaactagtgactaaaaatgtatattataaaatacTTAAGTTGACTTAACTTACAGAAAcgtttttttattctttttcttggAAACaagccaatcattattgcatggaccatggtccatacagctgtgtggaccatggtgcatgcaataatttgccctataTCTAAGATTTGACTACACTTGCATATGGTGGATCCAACCTACAATAATTGCCAAAGAAAGTGAAACCTCATTGATAGACATTTTCTCCAGTTGTTATagcgtggaccatggtcatgaccgatattgcagttgtgttgaaagggaattacAATTGTGTNNNNNNNNNNNNNNNNNNNNNNNNNTCAGCAAATCTCGTTACGAACTAGACACTAAAATGAGACAGAAgagtattaataaataatatatctaattggaaaataacatttttgtccttggtttgtttcacttttaaaaatttggtCAATGTTAGTGATTTAAACATATTAAGTCCCTTAATTGTCTATTATGTTGCACTTCCACTCCCcctattatataattattaaactcCATtagtaaactttttttttatgagattattttttgtatttagaaTCAATATCTATAGTTAAAGTTTCTATTTATATGTGAACGTTTTAACGGTGAATATTGATgtgattataatttaaaaatacatcatatatttaataaaatttaattatataaactagtgactaaaaatgtatattataaaatacTTAAGTTGACTTAACTTACAGAAAcgtttttttattctttttcttggAAACaagccaatcattattgcatggaccatggtccatacagctgtgtggaccaaaaaataaaaagtacattatttttgtactgtatgtacattattatacgtacattatttttgtactgaggtacattatttgatatatactatcaaataatgtacctacagtacaaaaataatgtacctttagtacaaaaaataatgtactttttatttttggtcccacacagctgtgtgggaCCATGGtgcatgcaataatttgccctataTCTAAGATTTGACTACACTTGCATATGGTGGATCCAACCTACAATAATTGCCAAAGAAAGTGAAACCTCATTGATAGACATTTTCTCCAGTTGTTATagcgtggaccatggtcatgaccgatattgcagttgtgttgaaagggaattacAATTGTGTTCGGGGGGAGAGGTGGGGGTGGGCGGCAGACTATTGATGGAGTGTTTGGTGGGAcgtatttacaattcaattacaatacAATTCTTTGGGCTAACTCAAATTACAACGTTTAGTTTTAGGGAATTGCAATCCCctcatttaattttgttgaattgcaattcataccGTCCCctatatgaattgcaattcaatgggaaaaggaaagaccttgtggtctagtggcatccggtatCCCGGTTAACagtcccacatggatgatgtgaGTGgttttgagtctcagtggaggcaattgttaacttcagtaggttaagaacccttgattattattagtattgaacagatactacattgtaatagagtcagtagtactcaaaaagaaagaaaatgatttttttacccttgattattattagtattgaacagatactacattgtaacagagtcagtagtactagtattgaacagatactacattgtaacagagtcagtagtactcaaaaagaacagatactacattgtaacagagtcagtagtactcaaaaagaaagaaaatgatttttttacccttgattattattagtattgaacagatactacattgtaacagagtcagtagtactagtattgaacagatactacattgtaacagagtcagtagtactcaaaaagaacagatactacattgtaacagagtcagtagtactcaaaaaagaaagaaaatgattttagtattgaacaaatactacattgtaacagagtcagtagtactcaaaaaagaaagaaaatgattttttacccttgattattattagtactcaaaaaagaaagaaaatgatttttttacccttgattattattagtattgttattacagaaagacattttagtctttatatcacttcttcCATTCTCATTCCTAATATAATTCTATTATTCCATactaaacaatgtaatttgaattctcaCTTTATTCTCATCTTATTATTTTCTCACTGAATATAATTATTTCTCCTTCTAATTCCtttcttccaaccaaacgccttgtTAAAGTCAAGGTTTAAGAACATACTTTAGCAGTCGTAATTAAATAAACTTTAGTTGGGATAAATAACATTTCACTCGCCGAGTTTAGAAGTTGATCGATAGCTCGATTAGTCTAGCTAGTAACTACGatatacaagaaaataaatatttatagtacATTAAGGGAAGGTTAGGAGACAAACTCAAATGCTCGGCCAGACTTACCCACTCTCTTAAATTTTTAGAATGATGTTATAGGTAGTTATAacatatcaaatattatattgaagcAATGTTATGACAAAACACATGATCAAAATACATGGAATATCATTTCTAATCAAATAACTACTTCTAATTTAAAACTCATTGTAAATATAACTCTGGACGCTCAAAAAAGAAACTCACAACTTTATTCAATACAAACATTTCTTCTTGCAGAGTTGTAGCTCCAAGTTAAAAAGACTCTTCTGCCAAGGATCTTGTggttcagtggcatcaaaccctttcctttatacgggaggttacgatactgcattgtaatagagtcagtagtatttgcaaaaaaaatatataaaaagactcttctttttctttattttcatactATAATCTTCATAAGGATTGAATCTATAATTACATGTTGGGATTGTAATGCTTGAATTTATACCAACTTTTTGAAAGTTAATAAACTCAGTCTAATAATTACACCATTACTGTTGATTATGTCTTCACTATAGTTTATCCAATATATTAAGatcatttaaattttctgtatctttatttcatttttcatattatatattttagtaaattattattattttttcctttatagTTTATTCAGTTTTAGTATTTCATATGTAAAATAGAGAATTTACAATCTTTTTTTCGTAATATTTTCTCTTCAATTGTGATACATCATTCCTAGTTTTTCTTACCTGAACAAGTTAAAATCAAGATctttattatgtatatgaaataCTGAGATTGTAGATAAAATTACTAAGCTAACCTTATAGTAAGTAAAACTCTATATAAGTTAATGTGTTTGTTACGTTGCTTCAAAGATTACAATTgtaacttcttctttttttcttttttttttcttttttttttttgaaaagttagggatatattataacaataaaaaattaagaattaaaatggCTAGAAGAGAATAATTGAGAaactaaaaatgtaaaatttttcaaaaatataacatGGAATATAAAACATGCATTgccttttaattatttaattttatttttaagaaaaagaatGTAAGTTGACATTTTGGCAAGTTGACATTCGAGGAGGATAGAGTATAGTTTATCTACGGCTTTATCTTGCACCACATATCCCTTTTGCTTGTGGGGACTTGCTATGGAAGGAAAAGTCGtccataattatatttgaaattgacaaccaaatatcaataaattGTTCACATTATGCATCATCTCAACTGAAAGATTAAGTCCACAGTTGCCCCTCACATTTACGAGCCGATTACTTTTTGATAGGCTTCAAGTAACACGTGgaccactgaggctcgaacccatgccactttcatcatccatgtgggagtgtaaaccgggacaccggattCTACTAGACCgtaccacaaggtctttggcgctAAGTTGATAGTTAGATTACAAATTtacgtttatatattatatatatgctcaacgtGTATAAAGTTTTGCTTGTTTACTACGGAGTATGGAAACTCACTAGAATCCAAATAAATGATGATGAAgtatgaaaaataaaaggaatgcaaattaattgaggaataaactatatgataaaagaatgagtCAGATTAGGGgcattgcaatcttgatgctctaacaaccTTAGAATTAGGGGAGGAACAATTAACCTAGGAATTTATGGgtaatgcactcaagaattcagttcaactactttcgtaatcaataaacagaattaggctaagattgtcCCACTtttgtgatgcatcaatcataaccttaaacactaaagcattgtaagcccccaaattacccctattctcataataggaaaaattaggttgaaactAGTAAGACtcgagtctttcacccaactttcgttgtaatgaaatCCTCTCCTAAACTAGTAATCAATTGTGGTCATCAATTAATAACAAGAAGAATTcaatccccaattcaacataaactcTAGGTGAACAATTCAAtctctttatgcaataatcacaaattgagcatcaagaatagcaatagatccctaatctaaacccataaacgaactactcactCATAATTAGAGTAACTAAAGCAAAGCAAGAATGAAACATTGAAATCATAGCAACGAATCTgagaaataaaagaataaagagaagaactttactaacaaCTTGAAGAGTAATTCAAATCCAATCCACGATTCCAAGCTTGTAAACGAGTTAAAGTGTGTAAATCTGAGCTATTCTATGCTATGAAAAACTCtcaagagaaggaaaaataagcTAAACTAAACTAGGCCTCGGAATTCCCTAAATTGtagaaaatatgtaaaatatatagcagatagatgggccttgggcccatgaggcaacttccaattcttattcttgtttccttttcttccaaagttgATCCAAAACATTccaaattcttcctttgctactCATTTTAGACAGTTTCACCTGTAGACACCAAATATATAAAGAGTATCAGTTTCCCATCAAGAATTAGGCAATAACTATCAAAATCAACTAAAATATGGAGTGAATAATAGTTCAGAATCAAATGCATCAATGACTAAGCACATTTTGTATCTTGATCATTTCATGAGCTACAATGTAAATGATTCAAATATGTTGTATTTACTAATACTAATTGATGAAATCCGTAAGAAAAATATGGTAAAACTATTCCTTAAGGACATATTTAAGTAAACAATATGTCAATGGATTGGTATAAAAGTATGCTAAATGTAAATAAGAATatatacctccacatcttcAACCACATATTCTAAGTTTGCTCATCAGTTGTTCTTGACTTCGTAAAGACGAATCAATTGTATCTTTATTGCCACGTAGTACTATAGGCATTTATCTTATTTAGCAACACAAAAATAGGGGTCAttatatgtagattttttttttttgtttaggtGGCTAAAGTGGTAAGACGGAGTGGGAGATGTGGAATTggttgcatgatttatatagtggtattGAAATTCATTAGATAAGAAGTATATTAGGAAATCTTTAAAAATAGactaatcaaaagaaaaaaaaatgtggtatAACTAATTTGTAGTATGGAATAGTCTTAAAAGGTAATAAATTATGGTAATAAAAGGTGACAAATTGCTTAATATATGtagtaatttgtctaattattgaattaattagcGTATATAATAATAGGCAATTAAAAGGTGTGAAATGGagtaataatataaacttttaaaataggtTAATCAATGGAGAAAATGTTGTGTATACTAATTTGTAGTACTTAATTACCTTATATAAAAATAGCCCATTAAAAGGTCATAAATTATGGAGATAAAATGTGAGAAGATAGTAATACTATTAATTGTTGGTAAAAAATTATGGTAATAAATGGTGATAAAATGGCTTAATTAGTAAATACGTATAgtaatttgtattaataatatatgtatagtaatttgtattagttaatttccattttatattttcttaccaaataagctttgttaattatttgaccaataaaataattaattaattgactacaaaagtttgggcggaaaaatgaaataaaaggatttttcttttatatattgtatagGTTATAGAGTTAATACTTAAAATGGTCATTCTATTATAACATAATTCTTAATTTgattcttaattattaattcaacaaaaatgatcatttaattatacaaaatttacctAATTCAATCATCCCCCTGGCTAAACCGATGAccaaattaaattgtttaaagttTGCATACTATGATACGTTAAAAGATATTTCGGATGAATTATTGATGATTGAGAAATTATGAATGGCATAATTGAGTATTATCTTTTTATTgttttacatattatttttgtgaAGGCTAATATTTGGTGGCgaacccgggtggcagacggtttcaaactcaggacctcacggccgcgagcgtcttggtcttgccactcaggctaCCCTTACAGGGATTTTGTGAAGgctaatatgataatatgatatGCGGATGAACCATGCATGCCCATCTATAAGTTTAATTTCCAATCACACGCTTTCTTGGTATTGCTTTCAAAGGTTGGAGCTTTCTCAATGTGGTTCCCACCCTGTCCCTCATATCCATAGTTTTGGGATCAACAGACTGCTCAACTTCCCAGTCGAATTGGTGGAGCAACGACCCCAGGACGAAGTGAGTCATACGGTGGCCTAACGGAAGCCCAACACAGATTCTCCGACCAGCCCCAAAGGGTATCAGCTCAAAATGTTGTCCCTTTACGTCAATATTTGAGCCAAGAAACCTCTCAGGCTTGAACGTCAATGGGTCTTCCCAACATTCTGGGTCTCTTCCAATTGCCCAAACATTCACCAACACTTGCGTGTCTTTTGGCACGTCGTATCCCATGAACTTCGTGTCCTGAACTGCTTTTCTTGGTAGCAGGAAAGGGAGCGGAGGATGTAGACGAAATGTCTCCTTCACCACTGCTTGTAGATATGGCAGGTTGTCGATGTCACTCTCCTCGAATTTCTTGTCTGATCCGACCACCTTTGAAATCTCTGCTCTCGCCTTCTCCATTGCTTCGGGGTTCCTCAGAAGCTCCGACATTGCCCACTCGACCGTGCTGCTTGTCGTTTCTGTGCCCGCTAAAAACATCTCCTGCAACAATAATAACCAAGCTAGATTTTAATTAGTTGATCATTGGATTTTCTTTTTGGATCACATGGCAAATTGTAGTTACTACTTGAAGCTGTGCACTGGTAAACTCAACTCTAGGTCACAAAGATTAGAAAATGGTAagatactaaaataataaatattaatttaaaaaagcaTCTAGAGTTTGAATAATTTAGCGTTATTTTGCTTAAAACGATATTGTTTTGAgattttgagtaaaataacctataaaaaaaaaaaacaatagctaatcagTTGTCTAAGTTGCCTAGTTGGTGCCTAAGCCACTTGGTAAGCGCCTAAGCGACCTAGGCGGCGCTTAGACTGCCTAGGCCATCGTCTAGActaccgattatggtgatacactAGACTGGCAGCCGACGCCTAAgcaggatttttgcaacacggGTTACTTTTAGCTGACGGATTCAAAGTAATTAAGAAGATCAATAAGTCATTTCCCCGaagtcaaacttaaaaccttGCCGTTATCAAGTCATAAGTGGACTATAGTTTAAGTAtttaactatcagcttaggattttaattaaaatgtaacacATATTTTAGTTTGGTATCAAAATTAATCCTATCTAGGCTTTTACTAGTTGACTAACTTGGCTTCACTGTTTTAGAAACTAATAAAGGACTTAATGATTACCAGTATGAGTACAAGAATTTCATGTTCTGATAACTTCTCCGGTTCGTCCTTTCCTTTGCCCTTGAATTCAAGCAGTACGCTCAAGAAATCTTTCGGATTTTCTCTGTCATCATTAGCTCCTTCTTTCATGCGTTCCTTCAAGAACGACGAAGCGATTCCCATTGTTATCCCGGTCTCGCGACCCATCTTCCTTCTCAACCCCTGCAAATCAAGCAACCTAAGACAAGGGAAGATGTCGGAGATATTGGGACGCCCCGACAGCTCCATGATTCTCGTCATGGCATTGAAGAACTCCGAGGTTACCTCGGCCTCAGGATCCGCTAAGTCACGCGACAACACGACGTTCCCCAGCATGTTAAACGACGCCAGGAAAGCGAAACGCGCCACTTCAACACTACCCCCATGCCCTTCTTTCTCAACCCACATAAGCATGTCGTCGACGCTCTTTCTCCTAATACCCGCCGTGTCGTTCATTTTCCGGCCAGTGAACATCTCGGAGCTGCAGATCCGCCGTAGCACCCGCCAGAACGCCCCGTAGGGGGCCAGCGCCAGAGAGGCGTCGGCGTAATTGTTGCTCCTGTTGACGTCGCCGATTCTGCGATCCGCGAAGGAGACGTCGTGGTTCTTGAACAGCTCCGTAGCGGCCTCCACGGTCTGGATAACCATGGTGTTTATGGTGCCTATCCTTAGCCAAACAACGGGGCCGTACACTTGTTTCAGACCTGCCATTGTTTTGTGCAGTTCGGGTCCTAGGTCTAGCATGTTGCCTATAACCGGCAGGCCCCGGGGCCCCGGAGGTAGCTTATAGGATTTTGATGATTTTCTTGGGAaaaacaccaagaacatcaatGGTGGTAATAAAAGGATAATGAATAGAAGAAGAGACCCCATTTCAGGTATGATATACTCCACTACTTTCGATttctttgtattttaattttgtgctCCCATTGTAATTGGCCAATtgccactatatatatagacattacTATTAAAGGAATCTACAACATTTCATATCTACATTTCATATCAATGTCTATCCCCATTAAGTAgtggtttttttatttttattaattcaaaATGCCCAACGtcactataaatctataatggAGACTTTGGCTTGCATGTCTAGACTTTAATTTAAGacttttttgtttcttctcAACGACCTCCAAAAGTTCAGTATTggaagtttaatttttaaacacaTATGGCTAGAACTaattaagtatattatttatatccTTCTAgcgttaattaattaattccttcCAATAAAATGTTACAAAACTATTGGGCACGTACTCCAACTTAATTAGTTGGTCGGACAATTGATTTGATAACCATAAAATTTCAATCTCAATTCCCGTAACAACTGCCCTTTgacatttttagtttgaattggtCAACCATAAATAACTTAGGGTAACCCTAACCAAGTTGGTGAGACAATTAGTTTGGTAATCATGAACTTCCAAGTTTAACTTCTTGCAAGATCCTAGGATGGTTTATGACCTTGTGGTCTGTCGACTAAGGCTACAACTATGTTTCACCTAGAGGACACTTATAGGTA encodes:
- the LOC116030737 gene encoding cytochrome P450 76A2-like; protein product: MGSLLLFIILLLPPLMFLVFFPRKSSKSYKLPPGPRGLPVIGNMLDLGPELHKTMAGLKQVYGPVVWLRIGTINTMVIQTVEAATELFKNHDVSFADRRIGDVNRSNNYADASLALAPYGAFWRVLRRICSSEMFTGRKMNDTAGIRRKSVDDMLMWVEKEGHGGSVEVARFAFLASFNMLGNVVLSRDLADPEAEVTSEFFNAMTRIMELSGRPNISDIFPCLRLLDLQGLRRKMGRETGITMGIASSFLKERMKEGANDDRENPKDFLSVLLEFKGKGKDEPEKLSEHEILVLILEMFLAGTETTSSTVEWAMSELLRNPEAMEKARAEISKVVGSDKKFEESDIDNLPYLQAVVKETFRLHPPLPFLLPRKAVQDTKFMGYDVPKDTQVLVNVWAIGRDPECWEDPLTFKPERFLGSNIDVKGQHFELIPFGAGRRICVGLPLGHRMTHFVLGSLLHQFDWEVEQSVDPKTMDMRDRVGTTLRKLQPLKAIPRKRVIGN